Genomic DNA from Vanrija pseudolonga chromosome 3, complete sequence:
GAAGTCAGGGCAGGCCATGTAATGTAACCACTTGTCAATACCCTGCGTCGCGAGATGAGCGGCGCACGTCACGCGTCGACCGACCGACACCTGAAGACCACCGCTCGTCTCGCGTCGTgcagcccgacgacgccctcGGACAAGCATGCATCCATCCCCAAACACACGCATCGGCTCGGCAAAAGGAAGCAAGCATCCACTCCCACCCTCCCTGGACGCCATGGGCcgggggcgagggcacgCCCGAAATGGACGAGAGCGTGTTTGTGTGCAGCAAGAACATGGCATGACGCAAGTGAGCAGGGGGCAACCGGCAGTGGACACCCTCCACCCGCGCAGCTTGCACGCGCTCGTCTAATGCACGACTTGCCCTGGTAATGTCGACTGAATTGCGCGCGGGCCGCGCGCTAACGAAAATGGTaatgcgcgcgcggcgacggctgACTTTTTGTGGCGACGCGCCTGGCCTGACTGACGGATtgggacgacgagaaggGGTGGGGAAATGGCACCTGCACACACGCTGGCTGCAAACACACAAACTCTTGCGTCAGGAGCGTCCTGGTGGCCTCGTTGCGTCTGCACGCTGCGTGCTGCATGCTGctacccccacccccctcgTGCATGTATATAGCAGCTGCACACTGCATCCTCGTCCCCCCGTCTCGTCTTCCCATCCCCATCCCCCAAGCCAAGTGCTTCACACTCGTTAATCCCAGCACTTGCACTCACCGCACCTCGTACCTTGTACGCCTACACCATAACCACAACCACTACCACTTAGCCACACCAAAAAAACAATGTCGACCACCGTatccacccccaccacgccctcgaccaccgagtcgaccaccaccatcgtcctcgcgccggccCCCCGCGCCACCCGCACCATCAACGCGCTCTACCTCTCGTCGCTTGTTGACATCCGCCGCCCGCTCCCCTTCGCCGTCTTCTACACGCTCGtgtgcgagctcggccgcggcctcgcgcccctcgtcttcgtcttcAACGTGCTCGCGCACTTTGTCAACTGCTCGCTtctcgcgctcatcgcccacgccgctcgcggcctCAGCCTCAAGACGCCTCGCGCGCTCACGTTCAACCCCGACCCGGCGTACGCCTTCTTCCCGGCCTACGCGCGCTTCCTCCCCACGCCCAACTCGCCGCGCGACATTGCTTTCctcgtgcgcgacgtcggcgcttGCCTCCGCGCCCTTGCTTTCCTCGCCGTCTTGGTCGTCCGCctcccgctcgcccgcttcctcggcctcgtcgcgcccaaGCGCTTCGCGCcgatccgccgccgcgtcgtcggcatctcGCAGACCAGCCTCGACGCCTTTGCTGCCGCcatcgaggagcgcgagacccgcctcgccgacgaggagaaggccgccgccgccgcccgccgcgtcgcgacCCAGCGCAACAAgtccaagctcgagctcgcgctccccgccCCGCTTGCCCGCCCCGTCGACAAGGTCCTCACCAAGAAGCCCATGTCACCCAGGAAGCGCCACCACCTgcgcaagaaggccgcccgcgccgccgagctcgcccgcgTCCAGGCCGAGTCGGGCGTGCCAGTCAAGCCCCCCTCTACCTgcgacaaggtcaaggcggcgctcaacctcaaggccaagctcgccgatAAGTGGGAGGAGTGGAACGCCGCCGGACTCGAGTGGGAGCACTTCACCAACCGCCCCGAGGCGCGCTACCTCTTCCACGACATCTCGCGCGTCGAGTATGTCAAGCTCCACGGCATCAAGACGCACATCTGGAGCGCGGCCTACGACACCGACGAGACCCACTACCTCCCCTCCGCttgccgtgcgcgcgcccgcaTCGCTCTCGCCAAGGAGTCGATCCGcggcctcaaggccgagggcgcccCCAAGCTCGCCATCCAGTTTGTCGAGTTtgagctcgagaagcagGCCTCCATCCTCCACTACGAGCTCAAGCGCAACGCCAACAACCACTACTTCTGGCgtcttggcggcctcgacaagtCGACCCGCCCCAGGTTCCACAAGTACCTCGCCACTGCCATCACGATCAAGTGGGACGTCCGCCGCACCGTCCGCAAGGCGTAACCACCTCACCACACCTCACCTACTTGGACACTATCAGGACACTGTTTTGGGATTAGCTGCTGTTTATAATATCTTGCTTTGCAAGTTGTACTTTCCGCCTTGCGTGCCATGCTCGCGGCGATGTCATGCTATCATCAGTATTATCGAGACTGCTTTGGTGCAATCGTGGGTGAGAGGGGGTTGAGTCCAAAGTGGTTGGCACAGGCACGTTGGCCTGTGGCGTAGGTGACAGGTTGGCGTCCGAGTCCCGCCACAAGGACAGCCGACCACGCACGGCTACTTACAGAGCAagccctcctccgcctcacTTGCCTCCTCCCTAgcccccacccctccccacctGCGAGTAAGACTGTAAGAAGTCAATCGAGAACACGGAGATCTCTTTGTCACATAAAAGGGATTTAAAAACTTTAACTACCAGGGGTCATTAGCAGCTCCAACTACTCGGCGAAGTCCTCAGCGTACTCCTgagcgacctcctcggcctcgtcctcgtactcctcgtcgagctgagCCGACTCGTCTGGTGGATGTGAGCAAACGGGTCCCGCCCCCTTGCGGCGCGCCACTTACACTGGTCGTACTCCTCGCAAAGGTCGGCCAAGTTTGATTCGGCCTCGGTGAACTCCATCTCGTCCATACCCTCGCCAGTGTACCTGGGCGTTGTGAGTGGAGGTACAATAGGGGCACCACAGGGCTGGCTCTCCAGATCTGAGATCTGCCTCTCAGCCCTGCGTGGCACACGTACCAGTGGGTGTAGGCTCTCCTCTTGAAGAGCTGACGGAACTGAACGTGCGAGCGCTTGAAGACCTCTGAGATGGCAGTAGTGTTCGCAACAAgggtggccgaggcgaccTGACCGATGGGGGGGACAGTGCAGAGGGTGGTAAGAGCACCGTTGGGAATCTGTCGTCAGCACTACTCGATCACTGATCGGCGTACCCATGGGACGAAGTGCTCAGAGTTCTTGCTCTGGAACTCGTAGACCGAGTTCTCGACTGGGTGGGGTTAGCTGGCTCCCGTGTCTGAGTCCCAGCCAGACTCACTGTCGCGCATGCTGAGCTTGCCGCGGAAGGCAACCGAGACGGTGAGGTACttgccgagggcggggtcgatggcggcaaggagcgagcggcgctggAAGAGAGCGGCGGTGAGCTCCGAGACGTTGGAAGCGGTGTAGGCACGGCTGGTCGAGGCGACAAGAGGGGCGTAACCTGCGGTGAAGAAGTGGAGACGGGGGAAGGGCACCATGTTGacggcgagcttgcggagGTCCGAGTTGAGGACACCAGGGCTGCAAGGCGTGTTAGTGTGTGCTCATGTTGCTgcacgcgccagcgcgcggcaCGTTGACCCCGGCTAAACGTACAAGCGGAGGGTGGCTGCGGGTGGTTAGCACACGCCTGCAACAATCGGGGCACGACCACACTTACAGGTGAAGCCAGTCATGACCTTGGCAATGAGCTGGTTGAGGTCCTTGTACTCGGGAGCCTTCATCTTGAGGTCGTTGACGCAGATCTGGTAGAGAGCCTCGTTGTCAATGCAGCAGGTAATGTCCGAGTTCTCCACGAGGATGTGGGTCGAGAGGATGGCGTTGTAGGGCTCGACAACGGTCTCCGAGACCTTGGGCGAAGGGAAGACCGAGAAAGTCGCGAGCATACGGTCGGGGTACTCCTCACGGATCttgctgaggaggagggcaccGAGACCCGAACCAGTACCACCACCGAGGGCTGGGCAGCTCGTCAGTCATGCCGCTTCGCCAACACCACACCACGCGTTTTGACCCACAGTGGAGGAGCTGGAAGCCCTGGAACGAGTCGGCGCTCTCGACCTGCATGCGGAGGACATCGAGGATGgggtcgacaagctcggcacCTGTGTCACCAGTTAGCGACTCCTGTAACGCGGGAcacgcggacgcggacgtgGACCCACCCTCAGTGTAGTAGCCCTTGGCCCAGTTGTTACCGGCACCGCTCTGGCCGTAAACGAAAGTGTCGGGGCGGTAGAGGTTTGCGAGGGGGCCAGAGcgcacgaggtcgacgacaccgggctcgaggtcgacctgaACCGAGCGCGGGACGTACTTTTGGTTGGCCGCCTCGTTGAAGTAGACCGAGACTGGCGTAACGTTTTAGCGGTGTGCGCCACCTGCCGGCCTgtagccagccagccagccacgaCTCACCCTTGtccagctgctgcgcgtcgtTGCCGACGTACTTGCCGTTGTCTGGCGGGTGGTGTCAGAGCACGCACGAAATGTAAcagagcgagagcgagggagcgagggcCAATGcaccgagcgagcgcgcgtggGGCTTGTGGCTCGGTGCTCGGTGCTCGAGAATCAATGCTCACAGTCAAGGCCATGCTCCTGTGGTCCGGCGTCAGCACGGTCGTTCAATCATCGCGTTGGCGCCAGACAGCTTGGTCTggcggcctgctgcttgcAACCCACCTGCAGGATGTTCTCCCAGAAGGCGGTACCGATCTGGTTACCAGCTGTTGCGTGTTAGCGAGGACAATggtgtcgagcgcgtccaAGTGGGCCCATTGTTTGCTAGGCTCGAGTCGTGTGTCTTTGCGCTGATTGATGCTCACCCTGTCCGACTGTGGAATGTTAGCTCAATAAACAAGTCGCGGGGCCGTGGTTGGTAGTACTTACCCGAGACGCTGACGATTTCCCTTCCCATGATGCTGAACCCAGGTTACTGTAGGGCTAGAGTAAGATTAAGTGGACAAGGAGGGGGGGAAGGAGGGGAGGTTTGGGTATAAGAGGATGGAAAGAGCGCAATGGCGTTTCGGTGGATCGGTGTGTTGGACGGTGGATGcctgagcgagcgagcgtaAGTGTAGGTAGACTCGAgacgcgcgcggctgctctctctctcccccaCGCTGGGTTGCACCACACACTGCcggctgcccgccgcgcacgccgccgcccacacgcccactcactccgCCTTGACCTACTTCAGGCAACACGCTCAACGTACCATGCCGTAGCACTCCAACCCAAGAGCGGGAGTAAATTCATTTGTTTTCGAGTAACGCCACGTGCAAGGCGTGACTCTCGCGTGGCAAATAGGCGCAGCGGTGGCTTCTCACGCCTAATACCTCCCCTACGACGTCATCGGCCTTGGTTGGTTGCACCCTGACTGTCCTTTTTCTGGGCAGGGACGATCTGCGACGGTTGCAATGTGCGAAATGCGCGTGGGATGCGCTTTGCTTCAACTTTTTAGCTGCAACAACAACAGGGCAGAGTGTGTGAAGGCAGGCCTTTGtcccccccctctcccccctGGCTTGgtcgtggcggcgtggcttGCTCTCGTCCATCGCCAGAGAGTAATACAGCGCTCAAAAGCCGGCGGCACTGACCTCGGCATCACTGTTGGTAGTCCTTGTCACGCCATTGTAACCTTGCACCTCTTACGCCCagcgccccgcccccccaCCATCCCTGCCTCGCCTTTGCCAGGTTTAGCAGATGTGACCTGAAAATAGGGGTGCAATATGCGCTTACAGTTGGCACTGAAATCTCTCACGTACCCAGGCTCCTGTAGGCtgccccacccccccccaCTACCCACGCATGCCTCAACTAACGACATAATACCTCCCCGGCCCTATGCCttcctgcctgcctgccttgcaacgagcgacgagcgacgacgacgacgtagaCGACACCACTGCGTTTCATCTCTTGGcgcaccgcagcagcaccaagcACTTCTCTCGGCACTCTTGCACAACCAGAAAACTAAACACGGTGCATACCATCGATCTTGTATCTTAACTACTCTTCTTCTCTGTTCTTGTTAAAATCCCCACCACAGCCACGCCGACACGGTTATCGAGGAACGGCCACCGGCTCTGGAAATTAATTCAAACGAAACCCGACCAATTCCTCGCTGCCGGCTTTTCGGCTCACGTCACAACAACTTGCTTGACCCGCTAGCATGAAGAacgttgctgttgctgttgctgcgctggccgccgcgccagccgtcctcggcgcagtCACCCACCTCACGGATGACTGCCTCGAGGTTGTGTTCAAGCTCATGAACAACATGAGCCACTACAGGTGAGTAGTCAGTCGGTGGTGGGCTCCACCGCTGCTTCGGCGTTGGAGCCGACGGGAACCGTGACGTGAACGTGGGACAGAGTGGCTATCTCCGCATGCTGCTGTCTCTTATGACACTACCGAGCTGCAACTGACACCCCCGCGCAGCTGGGAGAATGGAACCCGCTCCCAGGCGATCCTCGAATGGAAGTACCCCCAGCTGTCGGTCTTCACGCCGAATGCGCTCttccccgtcgccgacacgtCCAACATCTCGGACATTGTCGACATTGCCCACTGGGTCCTGTTGCAGCGCCCTCAACCGCTCAACCAGTCCCAGGAGGTGGCCTGGCTTCTGAATGCCACCCACGGCGGCCTtcccccctcgccgtcgcctgtGCTGCCAGCCCAAGAGGGAGAAAGCAGTACCCCCGCCCGTCGCGAC
This window encodes:
- the TUB-B_1 gene encoding Tubulin beta chain; this encodes MGREIVSVSVGQAGNQIGTAFWENILQEHGLDYNGKYVGNDAQQLDKVSVYFNEAANQKYVPRSVQVDLEPGVVDLVRSGPLANLYRPDTFVYGQSGAGNNWAKGYYTEGGSTSASACPALQESLTGDTGAELVDPILDVLRMQVESADSFQGFQLLHSLGGGTGSGLGALLLSKIREEYPDRMLATFSVFPSPKVSETVVEPYNAILSTHILVENSDITCCIDNEALYQICVNDLKMKAPEYKDLNQLIAKVMTGFTSTLRFPGVLNSDLRKLAVNMVPFPRLHFFTAGYAPLVASTSRAYTASNVSELTAALFQRRSLLAAIDPALGKYLTVSVAFRGKLSMRDIENSVYEFQSKNSEHFVPWIPNGALTTLCTVPPIGQVASATLVANTTAISEVFKRSHVQFRQLFKRRAYTHWYTGEGMDEMEFTEAESNLADLCEEYDQYESAQLDEEYEDEAEEVAQEYAEDFAE
- the TUB-B_1 gene encoding Tubulin beta chain — protein: MGREIVSVSVGQAGNQIGTAFWENILQEHGLDYNGKYVGNDAQQLDKVSVYFNEAANQKYVPRSVQVDLEPGVVDLVRSGPLANLYRPDTFVYGQSGAGNNWAKGYYTEGAELVDPILDVLRMQVESADSFQGFQLLHSLGGGTGSGLGALLLSKIREEYPDRMLATFSVFPSPKVSETVVEPYNAILSTHILVENSDITCCIDNEALYQICVNDLKMKAPEYKDLNQLIAKVMTGFTSTLRFPGVLNSDLRKLAVNMVPFPRLHFFTAGYAPLVASTSRAYTASNVSELTAALFQRRSLLAAIDPALGKYLTVSVAFRGKLSMRDIENSVYEFQSKNSEHFVPWIPNGALTTLCTVPPIGQVASATLVANTTAISEVFKRSHVQFRQLFKRRAYTHWYTGEGMDEMEFTEAESNLADLCEEYDQYESAQLDEEYEDEAEEVAQEYAEDFAE